The following coding sequences lie in one Haemorhous mexicanus isolate bHaeMex1 chromosome 10, bHaeMex1.pri, whole genome shotgun sequence genomic window:
- the NPPC gene encoding C-type natriuretic peptide yields MQISPLLAGGLLLALLSVRLEAKPASQLPQKASRGSAAAAAAGPPEAAEREKEREKERSGGGGGSGPREAREARAEARPRAGWARLLQDPPGRRHKGLHKKGLGKGCFGLKLDRIGAMSGLGC; encoded by the exons ATGCAGATCTCACCCTTGCTGGCTGGTGGACTTTTACTCGCGCTGCTCTCCGTCAGGCTGGAGGCGAAGCCGGCGTCTCAGCTCCCACAGAAG gCCTCCCGCGGgtcggcggcggcggcagcagcgggtCCGCCCGAGGCGGCGGAGCGGGAGAAAGAGCGGGAGAAggagcggagcggcggcggcggcggctcgggCCCGCGGGAGGCGCGGGAGGCGCGGGCCGAGGCGCGGCCGCGGGCGGGCTGGGCGCGGCTGCTGCAGGACCCGCCGGGCCGCCGCCACAAGGGCCTCCACAAGAAGGGCCTGGGCAAGGGCTGCTTCGGGCTCAAGCTGGATCGCATCGGCGCCATGAGCGGCCTCGGATGCTGA